CCTGGGTCTTGTGGCGTAGCCCCAGCTCCTCCTAACCCTGGAAGGTCTACCTGGGCCTGGGTCTTAGGACACAGCCCCAGCTCCTCCTAGCTCCTCTATCTCAGTGGCACTTTGTGTTTCTGGGTTAATTTCCAGGTGCCCACCCAGCCTCCTGTAGAGCCCACTCATGGGTACACCTTCCTCAGAGGAGACAGTCCCCACCGCACTACCCTTTATGACATAGAACGCTGAGCCTTCCTAACTATACACACAACTCTCTCTCATTTCGTAAGAAAATGGAACTGCTAAGCATTTGAAACAACATTCATTGTTAATGTCAGAAGCAAGAAAAAGCTGCCATGTGTTAATCATTCCAGTGAGGGTTACACCAAGAAGTGTCTGTTGCACCTTCTGTGCTGTGCCTGGTCCACGCACCAAGGCTGGAGGTGCAAAGGGGACAGGTCCCGGAGGCTCTGGAAGGGCAgagaagccaggcatggaagGGTAGGGAGGGCCCTCAGGGTCGCCAGCCTCTCCCACAGAGACAGCACAAAGGAAGGCCTAGGTGTGAGAATGGATGTGGGGGACACAGAGGCGGAGGCCACATGGCAGGAGGGGAAACAGGCTGGTGGACCAGGGTGCACGGGGCCTGGAGAGAGATTTGGATCTCATTCTTTGGATGATCCTGGAGTGTGGGGAGTGATCCTGGCTACTCTGGGCACCACAGGGGCAGGAGCCAGTACAGGCCACTGGGTGAGGGCAGGCAGCCCAGTCACCGTCCTCCTGCTCCAGGCCCTGCAGCCGGCAGCAGCCCTCCTCAGCCCACTGCACACAGCACCAGGAGGCTGTGAATCTCCCCACTCTGTAGGAACAGCTGCCGCTTTGCGGTTCCCCATTCCCCAGGGGAACGTGTCCCATGACATCTGTGCAGCCTCCGCTGTGTGCCGGGCACAGTTCTAGGCCCTGGAGACAAAGCAGAAACAGCACAGACAGGAACCTCCGCTCTCACagcaaggagaaaagaggagTGAGGCTTGGGGAGGTTGGGCAGGACAGCTgtggggggagagggagggcagaggaggggcGAGTCGGGGAGTGCCAAGGAAGGCCTCAGCAAAGCAGCATGGAAATAAGACCCGAAGGCAGGGAAGTGCCCTCCGGGAGGCGGGTATGGAGGTGCAGAGGCCCTGGGGTCGGGAGCTCTGTGTGGAGACCAGTGTGAGGCTGGGGCAGCTGGGCCCAAGGACAGATTCACAGACGCTTTCCATCCCCTCTGACGTGGTCATGACCTGCGGCATAGCCGCCTCCTGAGGCTGGAGCCCTTCCCCTGAGCCGGCCATGGCCAGGAGCTCCCACGGGGCAGGGCACTAAGGACCAGTTCTCCGCCAGGCTCCTGTGGGGCTGATGCTGCCTGTGCCCCTGcccatctcccaccaggttcccgGGAAATACACGGTCGTGGCGGACCACGAGAAGGGAGGCCCTGATGCGCTGGTCGTGAGGAGCGGGGACGTGGTGGAGCTGGTGCAGCAGGGCGACGAGGGCCTTTGGTAAGACCCCGTGCTCACCCCCGGACTGCCCCGCACGTGGCCGCTGCTGACCCTCGCCCTTTGCAGGTACGTCAGGGACCCGACCACTGGCAAGGAGGGCTGGGTGCCGGCCAGCAGCCTGTCCGTCCAGCTCGGCCCGTCCGGCTCGGCCCAGTGCCTGAGCAGCTCAGGTAAGGCCCACGTGCCCCGAGCCCACCCGTGACGCTGCCAAGGGCCCGTGTGCGAGGAAGCTGCTCCGCATGTGCCCCGGAGAGCAGACGCCGAAGCCTGTCCCCGCCTCATCTCCCCGCAGAGTCGAGCCCGGGGTCGGCCGTGCTGAGCAACTCGTCCAGCTGCAGCGAGGGCGGCCAGGCCCCCTTCTCCGACCTGCAGGGGTAGCGCCGCGCAGTGTGGGCGCAGGAGACCCGCGCGCTGTCTGGGGCTGCCACTGCGAGGGCTGGCGCGGCGTGGGGAGGGCGCAGTGCCCCCGGACGTCCCGCGGAAGGGGCACCTCACCGCCCCGACCCAGAGCGCCTGGCCGCGCGGGCTGCAGAGGACCCCTCCGGGGCAGAGGCTGGTTCCACGGAAGACCCCGGACCCCTGGGACTTCCTCGGAGACTCCAGAGCCCACAGAGGACGGGCCGCAGGAAACAGCCCCGGGCAGGAGGCGGGGCAGCAGCATCTCCTGGCTCCGCCCGCTGCTTCTGCCTCCGGACGGTGCTTCCAGGGGACGGGCAGACCACGGTGGAGCGGCTTCGGCAGAAGTGGATGATTGACAATGGCCTGAGGAGAGCGGGGTGTGGGAACTCTTTATCTTTTAcaagttttaggatttttttttaagcagggaTCAATCCCGTGGCCATTTTTTGTGGTACTTTGGCCTCAATTCTTTACCAGGAATCACTGTGTTTACATGAAATGACAATTTGATACTGTATTTgatagaaaactattttttgttaCCGGGGTTTACATAGAAGCACGCTGTTTATACCATTAAATGACTTTGGGGGACTCTCCCATGGGAACGGATGCCACTCCCTGAAGCTCCCTGGTCACAGGTGGGTGAAAACGTGTCCCTGGGTGACATCAGGTGGTGTCTGCACCACCAAAAGCGGTTAGAAGCCAAGGAGATTCCTTTACCTACCTAGGgttcattttcaaaagaaaatttaaactataatttaaacaattaaccttcttttctacaaaaaaaaaaaatgcagggacttgatttttttaaagagcttcACTGAATTAggatatttttattgcttttaaagaaaatacgAAGATGCAGTTTCCGCAGGGTGTCGCGTGGACCAGTGCTGCTGACCGTAGCTCAgagagccctgcccctgcctcactGCACGGCAGCCTCCTCGGAGGCCACACCTCCACTCCCCTCGCCACGCaccccctgcctcccacccaggTCCACCTGCCACCTGGTGACCCCCTTGAGTACAGAAGTGTAAGTGGGGAGAGTATTTTATTCAAGTCACAGCAGAACTGGAAAGAAAACCTCTCCTGCTTTACCCTTCTTGTGTTTCAGAAACAGATTCTGTTCTTTTAAAGCCTTTTCGGTGTCTAGTCTGCAGATGTTTTTGTATGTGTGCACCTCTGAccatgtgtgtacgtgtgtgtctTGCTGGAGAGGACGTATTCGCTGTCCCCGTGCTGCTGGACGTGCTGCCTCACAGCCTCACGGGTCCTAGCCCCAGCCCAGTGGAGGCGGGCGTGGCTGCATTCCCCTCACGCTTCCCCCTCCGGGTGGCTTGCAGCTGTCACTGGCCAGACCTCCAGGGTGCGGAATCAAACAGGAAGCGTGCAGAGACTCAGTAGCTTTTCCTCTGATGTGTAAGTTATTTGGAACGTGCTGTGTCCTGCGATGTCCCTGACGTACTGTGCAGGCGCGGTGCCTCCGTCTCATCGCGCAGCTGCGCGCCCTTGTGTGACCCTCCCCATAAAGGCACTTTACAGCTTCATGTTTCATCCActgtcacttttttttaaactgctgatgtaaatggaattttaaaagcagagttCTTTATTGTATGGATGAAGTCTGAATAAATATCAGCAACTCCTGCCATCTGCCTTTGTCTGTCAAGACACAGAACGTCTTAGCGGTCAGGGTTTCCAGGGCTGCGGTGCGCCGTGCTTGCACATGGCAAGTCATTGTTGGGACGGAAAAGAAGCCTGCAGTGAGCAGGGCCCAGGGTGCAGCTCAGGCACCAAGCAACCCCTTTGCTTTCTTCTGTCAGACAGCGATGATGACAAAACAGCAACAAGGTTGTGAGTGTCGGAAACGCAAAGGCAGCAGAGGAAGCGTAGAGGAACCATTACAGAATCCCAATGCAGCTGATACGCTCCAGACCAGAAAAGGGAGCATAAAGAGAGGGTATTGATCCAGTAGAAGAAGGGAAGGGTGGAGAAAGGGGACAGCACGGTGAACAGGAAACAACGTATGACGGAAGACACAGCCCAGATGTGTCTGACTCACAACAGACATGATCATCTTATGCTGGCCTCCTGGAAGAGCCTCAGATCAGACGTGGTAAGTCACTGCTTAGAGACCATCAAGCAAAATTATATAAAgattgaagatttaaaataaaagaagacagaaCAGACAAACGCCATAAGAAAGCTGATGTAGCAGTGTCGACATGAAATGGAATTCAGGACAGTTCATAGAGTAAAGGGGGGCTGCGCGGCAATCAGAACTCGTAAGCAACTGACTGTAAAGCTCAAAACATAGCAAAGTTGGCAGTCGGGGTGAGATGTTGACTGTCACGAAAAGTGATGCCTGTTTGTCCCTAAGCAGAGAAATCTGTGTTATTTTCCAGCACACGTGGAGCACaagcaaaatatttacaaaacactgGCAAGATCATGGAAGCAGTGTTTGGCAATTTAAAAGCttgtttcggccgggcgcggtggctcaagcctgtaatctcagcactttgggaggccgagacaggcggatcacgaggtcaggagatcaagaccatcctggctaacacggcgaaaccccgtctctactaaaaattacaaaaaactagccgggcgaggtggtgggcgcctgtagtcccagctactcgggaggctgaggcaggagaatggcgtgaacccgggaggcggagcttgcagtgagccgagatctggccactgcactccagcctgggtgacagagcgagactccgtctcaaaaaaaaaacaaacaaaaaaaagcttgTTTCTAACTCATGGGATGCGGGGAGTCGGCTCCCTAGAACTGGACCGAGTACGCAGAACCACGTGAGGAAACAGCCATGGCCAGCTCAGGTCGGCGTCGACAGCTTAGTGGTGTCCGACTTTATACATGACAAAATAAACGACTTAACCATTTAAGCCAAAAAATAAGACCAGCGTAACCCAAAGagagtatttaaatatttctgtcaATTAGGACAATTGAGAAAAGAgaataacaaaatcaaaagtaaaactcAAACTTTGTacctgaaaaatacaataaaactgaCTAATTTATAGAAAACCTAAGACATTccatatcaaataaaaatttttaaatatgagcaAGCCATTATGAACACCTTTCTgccaatatatttgaaaacagagaaataggATTTAATTGTTAGAACTGggtcaagaagaaataaaatacttgggtTGATGAATAACAATTACAGAAATTGcattgcagtaaaaaaaaaaaaaaaaaaaaagaccccaaacAGATACCAGACCTAGGCGATTTTAtaagcatacaaaaatatttacaaaaactattttagggccgggcgcggtggctcaagcctgtaatcctagcactttgggaggccgagactggcaaatcacgaggtcaggagatcgagaccatcctggctaacacggtgaaaccccgtctcgactaaaaaaaaatacaaaaacttagccgggcaaggtggcaggcgcctgtagtcccagctactcgggaggctgaggcaggagaatggggtgaacctgggaggcagagcttgcagtgagctgagatccggccactgcactccaacctgggtgacagagcgagactccgtctcaaaaaaaaagaaaaaaaaaaaactatttaaaagaatataacgAGAAAGCAACTCAATAAAGTTATGAATCAAGTTTAACCTTGGTACCCAAACCTGACAAAGATTATGTaagaaaaaatcagctgggccaggtggctcacacgtatacttccagcactttgggaggccaaggtgggagaattgtctgagaccaggagtttgagaccagcctgggcaacattgcaagaccccatctctacatgaaatttaaaaattaaccaggcatggtggcgcacacctgtagtcctagcgacTTGGAAGCTGAGACCTTACaagtgagcccaggagtccaaggctgcagtgcagtgagctatgatgatcacaccactgcactccaggctgggcaacagagcaagaccctgtctctcaaaatcaaccaaacaaaaagataatataagaaaaaataaaattggccgggcgcggtggctcaagcctgtaatcccagcactttgggaggccgagacgggcggatcacgaggtcaggagatggagaccatcctggctaacacggtgaaaccccgtctctactaaaaaatacaaaaaactagccgggcgcagtggcgggcgcctgtagtcccaactactcaggaggctgaggcaggagaatggcgtgaacccaagaggcagagcttgcagtgagctgagatccggccactgcactccagcctgggcggcagagcgagactccgtctcaaaaaaaaaaaaaagaaaaaaaattatgaagatgaatgcaaaaattccaaatgaaatataattaaataaaacccaATTGTATGTTATAAGTAAAAGTAATACATTCTAAGCAAGtaaat
This region of Theropithecus gelada isolate Dixy unplaced genomic scaffold, Tgel_1.0 HiC_scaffold_16037, whole genome shotgun sequence genomic DNA includes:
- the LOC112617331 gene encoding guanine nucleotide exchange factor DBS-like — protein: MEVQRPWGRELCVETSVPGKYTVVADHEKGGPDALVVRSGDVVELVQQGDEGLWYVRDPTTGKEGWVPASSLSVQLGPSGSAQCLSSSESSPGSAVLSNSSSCSEGGQAPFSDLQG